A genome region from Hippopotamus amphibius kiboko isolate mHipAmp2 chromosome 1, mHipAmp2.hap2, whole genome shotgun sequence includes the following:
- the LOC130841598 gene encoding LOW QUALITY PROTEIN: chondroitin sulfate proteoglycan 4-like (The sequence of the model RefSeq protein was modified relative to this genomic sequence to represent the inferred CDS: inserted 1 base in 1 codon): MTSLRHNQKQITPFPTRGQLLVSEEPLHAGQPHLLQSELAAGQLVYTQGGGVTQQDGFRFRAHLQGLAGACMAHRSLPQLSAVDPDSTPGEVGYEVRRAPHNGFLSLAGVSPGPVTHFSQADVDAGQLAFLRALLEVPQALGCSSLSWQQLWVVSDREEPDAAYRLTQGPQYGHLLLGGQPATAFSQFQVDQREVVFAFTNSSSSYDQFSILALARGANASATVNVTVRALLRVWTGGPWPQGXTLRLDPTVLDAGELANCTGCVPRFRLLAGPQHSRVVRVPRARTETRGGQLVELFTQQDLEDGRLGLEVGRPEGSSSGPAGDSLTLELWARGVPPAVASLDFATESYNAARPYRAALLSLPEAARTDAGEPESGTPTGKPGPAASSPVRTVASGGFLGFLEANMSSIIIPVCLVTLLLALIVPLLFYLRKCNQTGKHDVQVLTAKPRNGLAGDAEAFCKVEPGQAIPLTAVPGQGPPPGGQPDPELLQFCRTSNPALKNGQYWV, translated from the exons ATGACCAGCCTGAGACATAATCAGAAGcag ATCACGCCGTTCCCCACGCGGGGCCAGCTGTTGGTATCCGAGGAGCCCCTCCACGCCGGGCAGCCCCACCTCCTGCAGTCTGAGCTGGCCGCAGGACAGCTGGTGTACACCCAAGGCGGCGGGGTCACTCAGCAGGATGGCTTCCGCTTCCGTGCCCACCTTCAGGGGCTGGCGGGGGCCTGCATG GCTCACCGGAGCCTCCCCCAGCTGAGTGCGGTGGACCCAGACTCgactcctggggaggtggggtacGAGGTGCGGCGGGCGCCCCACAACGGCTTCCTGAGCCTGGCGGGGGTCAGTCCGGGGCCTGTGACCCACTTCTCGCAGGCCGACGTGGATGCAGGGCAGCTGGCCTTT CTGCGGGCACTCCTAGAGGTGCCCCAAGCTTTAGGGTGCTCCTCCCTGAGCTGGCAGCAGCTCTGGGTGGTTTCCGACCGGGAGGAGCCAGACGCTGCCTACCGCCTCACCCAGGGGCCCCAGTACGGGCATCTCCTGCTGGGCGGGCAGCCTGCCACAGCCTTCAGCCAGTTCCAGGTAGACCAGCGTGAGGTGGTCTTTGCTTTCACCAACTCCTCCTCCTCTTATGACCAATTCAGCATCCTGGCACTGGCCAGGGGTGCCAACGCATCCGCCACGGTGAACGTCACTGTGAGAGCTCTGTTGCGTGTGTGGACAGGTGGGCCGTGGCCCCAGG GCACCCTACGCCTGGATCCCACTGTCTTAGATGCGGGTGAGCTGGCCAACTGCACAGGCTGTGTGCCGCGTTTCCGGCTCCTGGCAGGACCCCAGCACAGCCGCGTAGTCCGCGTGCCCCGGGCCAGGACAGAGACCAGGGGCGGCCAGCTTGTGGAGCTGTTCACCCAGCAGGACCTTGAGGATggaaggctggggctggaggtTGGCAGGCCAGAGGGTAGCTCTTCTGGACCTGCAGGCGACAGTCTCACTCTGGAGCTGTGGGCAAGGGGTGTCCCTCCTGCCGTGGCCTCGCTGGACTTTGCCACGGAGTCTTACAACGCGGCCCGGCCCTACAGAGCGGCCCTGCTCAGTCTGCCCGAGGCGGCTCGGACAGACGCGGGGGAGCCAGAGAGCGGCACCCCCACGGGCAAGCCGGGCCCAGCAGCCTCCAGCCCCGTGCGCACCGTGGCCAGCGGGGGCTTCCTGGGCTTCCTGGAGGCCAACATGTCCAGCATCATCATCCCTGTGTGCCTGGTCACCCTGCTTCTGGCGCTCATCGTGCCTCTGCTCTTCTACCTCCGCAAATGCAACCAGACGGGCAAGCACGACGTCCAGGTGCTGACTGCCAAGCCCCGAAACGGCCTGGCCGGTGACGCTGAGGCCTTCTGCAAGGTGGAGCCGGGCCAGGCCATTCCGCTCACAGCGGTGCCTGGCCAGGGGCCCCCGCCGGGGGGCCAGCCTGACCCAGAGCTGCTGCAGTTCTGCCGGACATCCAACCCTGCTCTCAAGAACGGCCAGTACTGGGTGTGA